From Cellulosimicrobium cellulans, the proteins below share one genomic window:
- a CDS encoding type II toxin-antitoxin system HipA family toxin: protein MSSRHLAVLLYGRHVADLEQTRGGQHLLNYRSDPGATPISLTMPLAGGPFAQRVVDPFLDGLLPERQAAREAMSREFDVSARNPFALLAHMGLDCAGAVQFCAEDEVADVLARRGTLVALSDDDIEERLSELRTNPGASWLAPRERWSLAGAQAKFALRREGDAWYEATGAEATTHIVKPGVDGFRSQALNEHICLQTARRAGLPAALSRFERFRGETALIVERYDRRRDDAGTLGRLHQEDLCQATGTYPADKYESDGGPRAVQIVDLLRTQSTRRFRQSNLDAFVDALAFNVLIQAPDAHAKNYSVLLAESAVRLAPLYDVASGAPYDSAGQTGLRTSAMAVGGRREFVQIGLDRWSRFAREAGLEPDAVTGRVLDLAERLPDAMTDAFVAEAERGEPEVGELRARMLGPIARSCKVLRGQRARQGRAPGHDAGSDQ from the coding sequence GTGAGCAGCCGACACCTGGCCGTGCTGCTCTACGGGCGGCACGTCGCCGACCTGGAGCAGACCCGGGGCGGACAACACCTGCTGAACTATCGCTCGGACCCGGGGGCGACGCCGATCTCCCTGACGATGCCCCTCGCAGGCGGACCCTTCGCCCAGCGGGTCGTCGATCCGTTCCTCGACGGGCTCCTGCCGGAGCGCCAGGCCGCCCGAGAGGCCATGTCGCGCGAGTTCGACGTGTCTGCCCGCAACCCGTTCGCACTCCTGGCCCACATGGGGCTGGACTGCGCCGGTGCCGTGCAGTTCTGCGCCGAGGACGAGGTAGCGGACGTCCTGGCCCGCCGAGGCACCCTCGTCGCGCTCAGCGACGACGACATCGAGGAGCGGTTGTCCGAGCTGCGGACCAACCCCGGCGCCAGCTGGCTCGCCCCACGCGAGCGATGGTCCTTGGCCGGGGCACAAGCCAAGTTCGCGCTGCGACGCGAAGGAGACGCCTGGTATGAGGCCACCGGCGCCGAGGCGACCACCCACATCGTCAAACCCGGTGTGGACGGCTTCCGCTCCCAGGCGCTCAACGAGCACATCTGTCTGCAGACCGCGCGGCGCGCCGGCCTGCCGGCGGCCCTCTCGCGCTTCGAGCGGTTCCGCGGCGAGACGGCGCTGATCGTCGAGCGCTACGACCGCCGACGTGACGACGCCGGGACCCTCGGGCGATTGCACCAGGAGGACCTCTGTCAGGCCACGGGCACCTACCCGGCGGACAAGTACGAGTCCGACGGGGGCCCCCGGGCGGTGCAGATCGTCGACCTGCTGCGGACCCAGAGCACGCGCCGCTTCCGCCAGTCCAACCTGGACGCGTTCGTCGATGCGCTGGCCTTCAACGTCTTGATCCAGGCGCCCGACGCGCACGCCAAGAACTACTCGGTCCTCCTCGCTGAGAGCGCCGTCAGGCTGGCCCCGCTGTACGACGTCGCCTCCGGTGCACCATACGACTCCGCGGGTCAGACCGGCCTGCGCACCTCGGCGATGGCCGTGGGCGGTCGGCGCGAGTTCGTGCAGATCGGCCTCGACCGATGGAGCCGTTTCGCCCGGGAGGCGGGCCTCGAGCCCGACGCCGTGACCGGCAGGGTCCTCGACCTCGCCGAGCGGCTCCCCGACGCGATGACAGACGCGTTCGTCGCCGAGGCCGAGCGTGGCGAGCCCGAGGTCGGCGAGCTACGGGCTCGGATGCTCGGCCCGATCGCCCGTTCCTGCAAGGTCCTGCGAGGTCAGCGGGCCCGGCAGGGCCGGGCACCCGGTCACGACGCGGGCAGCGACCAGTAG